The proteins below are encoded in one region of Alkalihalobacillus sp. TS-13:
- a CDS encoding STAS domain-containing protein — MNLQIKKKETNTHIDELVLMGEVDAYTAPKLKETLLEATQKPDQQVVVDLSGVQYMDSTGLGVFVGALKSSQQYGSTLTLTGMTDRVERLFEITGLTEVMNIENDQEEEAR, encoded by the coding sequence ATGAATTTGCAAATCAAGAAGAAAGAAACAAATACTCATATAGATGAATTAGTATTAATGGGTGAGGTAGATGCTTATACTGCACCTAAACTGAAGGAGACATTGTTGGAAGCTACGCAAAAGCCAGACCAGCAAGTCGTTGTCGATCTTAGCGGAGTGCAATATATGGACAGTACGGGGCTCGGTGTTTTCGTAGGCGCACTAAAATCCTCACAACAATATGGGAGTACTCTGACACTCACTGGTATGACCGACCGTGTTGAAAGATTATTTGAAATCACAGGTCTTACAGAAGTGATGAACATCGAGAATGACCAGGAGGAGGAGGCGCGATGA
- a CDS encoding Tex family protein: METNKELILQVSKETQLSQKYIKNIIELLEEGNTVPFIARYRKELTGAADEVQIRNVSESWEYKRNLEKRKEEVLRLIEEQDKLTDELKSEIHKATKLQQVEDLYRPYKQKKRTRATTAKEKGLEPLAELILDQKSGVDIEVEAQRFVSEEKGVLGAEEAIQGAEDIIAERVSDDSDNRAWIRSLTFQEGMVETKLKGKQEPEDKTYEMYYDYQEPVKKIVPHRTLAVNRGEKEDVLKVSIAASFDKILRKLNNKYVKGGSSSAEYIERSIADSYKRLIAPSIERDIRNELTEIADEQAIRIFSENIRHLLLQPPLKGKVALGVDPGYRTGCKLAVVDETGKTLAIDVMYPTPPRSDIEKSKAILKKMIERHDVEIVAIGNGTGSRETEQFVADLIKEIERPLAYLIVNEAGASVYSASDIARQEFPDLKVEERSAVSIARRLQDPLSELVKIDPKSIGVGQYQHDVSQKRLNESLTFVVETVVNQVGVNVNTASPSLLQYVAGLSKAVANNIVQKREEEGKFTSRTQLKKIPRLGAKTYEQCIGFLRIIEGKTPLDQTPIHPETYDDTRKLLSLLDVTEQEIGTDEIKKKLQSVDLKEYAEKLDIGELTLKDIVDALVKPSRDPRDEVTKPLLKTDVLKMEDLKEGMELEGTVRNVVDFGAFVDVGVKQDGLVHISKLSKNYVKHPMDVVHVGQVVKVWVEQVNLDKQRIALTMVTN; the protein is encoded by the coding sequence TTGGAGACGAACAAAGAACTTATTTTGCAAGTATCAAAAGAAACCCAATTATCTCAAAAGTATATTAAAAATATCATCGAACTTCTTGAAGAGGGAAATACGGTCCCATTCATCGCAAGATACCGGAAAGAATTGACGGGCGCAGCAGATGAAGTACAGATCCGCAATGTCTCGGAAAGCTGGGAGTATAAACGGAATCTCGAAAAGCGAAAAGAAGAAGTGCTCCGATTAATTGAAGAACAAGACAAATTGACCGATGAATTGAAATCCGAAATACATAAAGCCACCAAACTTCAACAGGTTGAAGATCTGTACCGCCCATATAAACAAAAGAAGCGCACGCGTGCTACAACAGCAAAAGAAAAAGGGCTGGAACCACTAGCAGAACTGATTCTTGATCAAAAAAGTGGTGTGGATATAGAGGTAGAAGCTCAACGTTTCGTCTCAGAAGAAAAAGGTGTCCTAGGTGCAGAAGAAGCTATTCAAGGTGCGGAAGACATTATTGCTGAAAGAGTATCCGATGATTCGGATAACCGTGCATGGATCCGTTCGCTCACTTTTCAGGAAGGTATGGTGGAAACAAAGCTGAAAGGAAAACAGGAACCTGAAGACAAGACCTATGAAATGTATTATGACTATCAGGAGCCTGTGAAGAAAATCGTTCCTCACCGAACGTTAGCCGTAAATCGCGGGGAAAAAGAAGACGTCTTGAAGGTGTCTATTGCAGCATCTTTCGATAAAATTTTAAGAAAACTGAACAATAAGTATGTAAAGGGAGGATCTTCATCAGCTGAATACATCGAACGTTCAATAGCAGACAGCTACAAGCGGTTGATTGCTCCTTCAATCGAGCGTGATATACGAAACGAATTGACGGAAATTGCAGACGAACAGGCGATTCGTATTTTTTCAGAAAACATCAGACATCTTTTATTACAGCCTCCATTGAAAGGTAAGGTAGCGTTAGGCGTCGATCCAGGGTATCGGACGGGTTGTAAACTGGCTGTGGTCGATGAAACCGGTAAAACATTAGCGATTGATGTCATGTATCCCACTCCACCGCGCTCCGATATCGAAAAATCGAAAGCGATTTTGAAAAAGATGATCGAACGTCATGATGTTGAAATTGTTGCGATTGGAAACGGAACAGGATCTAGGGAAACGGAACAATTCGTCGCGGACCTGATCAAAGAGATAGAGCGTCCATTGGCATACCTGATCGTTAATGAAGCTGGAGCAAGCGTCTACTCTGCTTCAGACATCGCTCGTCAAGAATTCCCTGATTTGAAGGTCGAGGAACGCAGTGCAGTATCAATCGCAAGAAGATTGCAGGATCCATTGTCTGAACTCGTAAAAATCGATCCAAAGTCGATCGGGGTAGGGCAGTATCAGCATGACGTTTCACAAAAGCGTTTGAATGAATCTCTTACATTCGTCGTGGAAACAGTGGTCAACCAGGTTGGAGTCAACGTAAACACTGCTTCTCCATCTTTGTTGCAATACGTCGCCGGCCTATCGAAAGCTGTTGCAAATAATATTGTTCAAAAAAGAGAAGAAGAAGGAAAGTTCACAAGCAGAACTCAACTGAAAAAAATCCCTCGCCTAGGAGCTAAAACGTATGAACAGTGTATCGGTTTCTTAAGGATCATTGAAGGGAAGACTCCACTGGACCAAACTCCGATCCACCCGGAAACGTATGATGATACCCGGAAGCTTTTAAGCTTATTGGATGTGACCGAACAAGAAATCGGTACTGATGAAATTAAGAAAAAGCTCCAGTCGGTTGATCTAAAAGAGTACGCAGAGAAATTAGATATTGGGGAACTAACATTGAAGGATATCGTCGATGCACTAGTGAAGCCGTCAAGAGACCCTCGTGATGAAGTGACTAAGCCTTTATTAAAGACAGACGTCTTGAAAATGGAAGACCTGAAAGAAGGAATGGAACTTGAAGGGACTGTCCGCAACGTCGTGGACTTCGGGGCATTTGTTGACGTAGGAGTCAAACAAGACGGCCTGGTCCATATATCTAAGCTTAGTAAAAACTATGTAAAGCACCCGATGGATGTCGTTCATGTGGGGCAAGTCGTCAAAGTTTGGGTAGAACAGGTGAATCTGGATAAACAACGGATCGCCTTGACGATGGTAACCAATTAA
- the sigB gene encoding RNA polymerase sigma factor SigB, producing the protein MSTNTSQPRHNKDFVYELLEQLREDPENQEIQTTLVEHYQDLVHSLARKFSKGKSIHDDLVQVGMIGLLAAFRRYDPEFGRSFESFAVPTIIGEIKRFIRDKTWSVHVPRRIKELSPRIKRAVEELTNELQRSPRVEEIAEYLDSSEEEILETMEMGKSYQALSVDSSIEADQEGSTVTLLDLVGSTESGYEQTDQRMLLQKAFHVLSDREQQILQCTYFENLSQKETGNRLNISQMHVSRLQRRALEKLKDAIRVDPSEALNHD; encoded by the coding sequence GTGTCGACCAATACAAGTCAGCCCCGTCACAATAAGGACTTCGTCTATGAGTTATTAGAACAACTGCGAGAAGACCCTGAAAACCAAGAAATTCAAACGACACTCGTCGAACATTATCAGGACCTGGTCCATTCGCTTGCACGGAAATTTTCAAAAGGGAAAAGCATCCACGATGACTTAGTTCAGGTAGGCATGATTGGTCTACTGGCTGCTTTTCGACGTTATGACCCTGAATTCGGAAGAAGTTTCGAGTCATTCGCGGTTCCGACGATCATTGGTGAAATCAAGCGTTTCATCCGTGATAAAACGTGGAGTGTCCATGTCCCGAGAAGGATCAAGGAACTTAGTCCGCGAATCAAACGAGCGGTTGAAGAGCTAACCAATGAACTTCAGCGCTCACCAAGAGTCGAAGAGATTGCAGAATATCTAGACTCTTCAGAAGAAGAAATCCTGGAAACGATGGAAATGGGCAAGAGTTATCAAGCCCTTTCAGTCGATAGCTCGATTGAAGCTGACCAGGAAGGAAGTACGGTAACTCTCCTAGATCTTGTAGGAAGTACCGAAAGCGGTTATGAACAAACCGATCAGCGTATGCTATTGCAAAAGGCTTTTCATGTATTGTCAGATCGAGAACAACAGATATTACAATGCACTTACTTTGAAAATTTAAGTCAAAAAGAAACAGGTAACCGCTTGAATATTTCACAGATGCATGTATCGAGATTACAGCGCAGAGCACTTGAAAAGTTGAAGGATGCTATACGTGTCGATCCTTCGGAGGCACTGAATCATGATTGA
- a CDS encoding PP2C family serine/threonine-protein phosphatase: MIENYVHHHVDWSTFQRSKVEGQCNGDSYFAKETDDYFICVVADGLGSGQGAHEASTKTVQVVEEHHDKDVHTLMKLCNQSLQYTRGAVLTIFKVHFQKNLLEYCGVGNIRLIIGLPSGKMIHAIPKSGFLSGKPVKFDVREIQYQAESMFIAYSDGVELSSPDKRNVMRSRNPRVAASYLRQKCSAVADDMTFVIGKVT; this comes from the coding sequence ATGATTGAGAATTATGTCCACCACCATGTAGACTGGAGTACCTTCCAACGTTCCAAAGTGGAAGGACAATGTAACGGTGACAGCTATTTTGCAAAAGAAACCGATGATTACTTTATCTGCGTTGTTGCGGACGGTTTAGGAAGCGGCCAGGGGGCACATGAGGCTTCCACTAAAACTGTTCAAGTCGTTGAAGAGCATCATGACAAAGATGTCCATACGTTGATGAAGCTTTGCAATCAATCTCTTCAATATACACGAGGAGCAGTATTGACGATTTTCAAAGTTCATTTTCAGAAGAACTTGCTTGAATATTGCGGTGTAGGCAATATCCGCCTCATTATCGGCTTGCCCTCAGGAAAAATGATTCATGCGATTCCGAAATCTGGTTTCCTTTCAGGTAAACCCGTGAAGTTTGATGTGAGAGAAATCCAATATCAAGCAGAATCCATGTTCATCGCCTATTCTGATGGGGTTGAACTATCCTCGCCAGATAAAAGGAATGTAATGAGGTCAAGAAATCCAAGAGTGGCAGCCAGTTATTTACGCCAAAAATGCAGTGCAGTAGCTGATGATATGACATTCGTAATAGGGAAAGTCACTTAA
- a CDS encoding type II toxin-antitoxin system PemK/MazF family toxin has translation MIVKRGDVYFADLSPVVGSEQGGIRPVLIIQNDIGNRFSPTVIVAAITAQIQKAKLPTHVEISAKKYKFERDSVILLEQIRTIDKQRLTDKITHLDDEMMKKVDDALQISLGLIDF, from the coding sequence TTGATAGTGAAGCGTGGCGACGTTTACTTTGCAGATCTTTCTCCTGTAGTAGGGTCGGAGCAAGGAGGTATCCGGCCGGTATTGATCATACAAAATGATATCGGTAACCGGTTTAGTCCAACAGTAATCGTCGCGGCCATTACAGCCCAGATTCAAAAGGCTAAACTTCCTACTCACGTAGAAATCAGCGCTAAGAAATATAAGTTCGAACGAGACTCTGTCATATTATTAGAACAAATCCGAACAATAGATAAACAAAGACTGACAGACAAAATAACACATTTAGACGATGAAATGATGAAAAAAGTTGATGATGCACTCCAGATCAGCCTGGGGCTCATTGATTTTTAG
- a CDS encoding STAS domain-containing protein — protein MNSTIYEVMKQNRSSIEEEWQSQMLQFREDERELTSVTKEVFQNSNTEFIDNLLTHVIGGQEEISSDLQDFFERTVQIGWPLSYVTKGLQAFRRIGLKTIVNEKENIDDVMDAFELFDRSIDKLFEEIVTYSTQNWKDTISVQKKALLELSAPLIPVFESISVMPLIGTIDTERAKLIMENLLDGVITHRSEVVLIDITGVPVVDTMVAHHIIQAAEAVRLIGSKCILVGIRPEIAQTIVNLGIDLSEFPTRSTLLKGIEAALELTNKKIESLS, from the coding sequence ATGAACTCGACAATATACGAGGTTATGAAACAGAACCGTTCATCTATAGAGGAGGAATGGCAGTCACAAATGCTGCAATTTCGTGAAGATGAACGTGAATTAACCAGTGTTACAAAGGAAGTATTCCAAAACTCCAATACGGAATTTATAGATAATCTATTGACACATGTCATTGGAGGGCAAGAAGAAATAAGCTCAGACCTTCAAGACTTTTTTGAAAGAACTGTCCAAATTGGATGGCCATTGAGTTATGTGACGAAGGGACTACAGGCTTTTCGTCGAATTGGATTAAAAACGATCGTAAATGAAAAAGAAAATATAGATGATGTAATGGATGCATTTGAACTTTTCGATCGTTCGATAGACAAGCTTTTTGAAGAGATCGTCACGTACTCTACACAGAACTGGAAGGACACAATTTCAGTTCAGAAGAAAGCTTTGCTTGAGTTGTCAGCACCTCTTATTCCTGTGTTTGAAAGCATTAGTGTTATGCCGTTGATCGGTACGATTGATACCGAAAGAGCGAAGCTGATCATGGAAAACCTTTTGGATGGGGTCATAACGCACCGCTCAGAAGTGGTATTGATCGATATAACTGGTGTACCAGTAGTAGATACGATGGTTGCACATCATATCATCCAAGCAGCAGAAGCTGTTCGGTTGATTGGATCGAAATGTATCCTCGTCGGAATCCGTCCGGAAATCGCACAGACCATCGTTAACCTTGGCATTGATTTAAGTGAATTCCCTACAAGAAGCACTCTTCTTAAAGGCATTGAAGCTGCGTTAGAACTTACGAACAAAAAAATAGAATCGTTATCCTAG
- a CDS encoding STAS domain-containing protein: MRVPILKLHEYLLISIQVELDDKTALQFQEDLLSKIHDTGAKGIVIDLTSVDMVDSFIAKVLGDVVKMSNLMGARVVLTGIQPPVAITLIDLGINMRNVPTALDLEQGLDKLQQDLEG; the protein is encoded by the coding sequence ATGAGAGTGCCAATTCTCAAGTTACATGAGTATTTACTGATATCGATTCAGGTTGAACTTGATGATAAGACCGCTTTGCAATTCCAGGAAGACCTATTAAGTAAAATCCATGATACTGGAGCCAAGGGGATTGTTATAGACCTTACATCGGTCGATATGGTCGATTCCTTCATTGCAAAAGTACTTGGTGATGTAGTCAAAATGTCTAATTTGATGGGGGCGAGAGTGGTATTGACAGGTATACAACCACCTGTAGCAATAACACTGATCGACCTCGGCATCAATATGAGAAACGTACCGACAGCACTAGACTTAGAACAAGGATTAGATAAATTACAACAGGATTTGGAGGGATGA
- the alr gene encoding alanine racemase, producing MQFYRPTWAEINLDHIIDNYLHIQNHLKGGTKVMAIVKANGYGHGAVQVARNLIENGVDHLGVALLDEAIALREAGIGIPIHVLGWIDPEYASIAARYDVSVTVFQSEWIENLGDFDIQLKVHIKFDTGMGRLGINDENKAKLIINKIQQNPSLKLEGVFSHFATADELDSELVARQMDRFSRYLSLMEDEGVRPDVIHFGNSAGAIRFPEYKQHYVRVGISLYGLSPSEEIKSVLPFPLKQAFSLHSKLTHVKKIQPGDTLSYGATYRAEKEEWIGTVPIGYADGWLRRYAEKGSVLVNSHKAKIVGRICMDQLMVRLPYKVDVGTEVVLLGDQGSNSIPIDDVARQNGTINYEIPCAISSRVPRIYKKNNKIIETMNQTLNNS from the coding sequence ATGCAATTTTACAGACCTACTTGGGCAGAAATCAATTTGGATCATATCATAGATAACTACCTTCATATACAGAACCATTTAAAAGGCGGAACGAAAGTGATGGCGATTGTTAAGGCAAATGGATATGGCCATGGTGCCGTACAAGTCGCCAGGAACCTGATTGAAAATGGTGTGGATCATTTAGGGGTTGCCTTATTGGATGAAGCGATTGCGCTTAGAGAAGCGGGGATCGGTATACCGATACATGTTCTAGGGTGGATCGATCCGGAATATGCTTCTATAGCTGCTCGTTATGATGTTTCCGTAACGGTTTTCCAATCCGAATGGATAGAGAACTTAGGAGACTTCGATATTCAATTAAAGGTTCATATCAAGTTTGATACTGGTATGGGACGTTTAGGTATAAATGATGAGAATAAGGCAAAGCTAATAATTAATAAAATTCAACAAAATCCGAGTTTGAAGTTAGAAGGTGTTTTCTCACATTTTGCAACAGCTGATGAACTAGACTCAGAGCTAGTCGCTCGTCAAATGGATCGATTTTCCAGGTACCTCTCGCTTATGGAGGATGAAGGTGTCCGGCCGGACGTCATTCATTTCGGTAACAGTGCTGGCGCCATCCGTTTTCCTGAGTACAAACAACATTATGTACGGGTTGGTATTTCGCTATATGGTCTATCCCCTTCAGAGGAGATTAAAAGTGTGCTGCCATTTCCTCTTAAACAAGCTTTTTCTTTACACAGCAAATTGACTCACGTTAAAAAAATCCAGCCTGGAGATACCCTGAGTTACGGAGCGACTTATCGGGCAGAGAAAGAAGAGTGGATTGGTACAGTGCCGATCGGCTATGCAGATGGGTGGTTGCGCCGATATGCGGAGAAAGGTTCAGTCCTCGTTAATAGTCATAAGGCGAAAATCGTCGGCCGCATCTGCATGGATCAACTTATGGTGAGGTTACCTTACAAAGTTGATGTAGGTACTGAAGTCGTGCTGTTGGGAGACCAAGGATCCAATTCGATACCCATTGATGATGTTGCACGCCAAAATGGAACGATCAACTATGAAATACCCTGCGCAATCTCTTCTCGAGTGCCGAGAATTTACAAAAAAAACAACAAAATCATTGAAACAATGAATCAAACTCTAAATAATTCGTAA
- a CDS encoding SprT family protein — MDTNELQQLVENISNEFFNRPFKHEARFNNRLKTTGGRYLLKSHDLEFNRKQLDIHGLDEFIGIIKHELCHYHLHLLKKGYRHRDRDFKELLKQVGGSRYCQVIPGERKREPIKYMYQCGKCGQQYPRKRRVDTRKFVCGKCNGKLNLK; from the coding sequence ATGGACACAAACGAATTGCAGCAATTAGTGGAAAACATATCAAATGAATTTTTCAATCGACCCTTCAAGCATGAAGCGAGGTTCAATAATCGACTCAAGACGACCGGCGGCCGTTATCTCTTGAAGAGCCATGATCTCGAATTCAACAGAAAGCAGCTTGATATTCATGGACTCGACGAATTCATCGGCATCATCAAGCATGAACTTTGCCATTACCACCTCCATTTATTGAAAAAAGGTTATCGGCACCGTGATCGAGATTTCAAAGAGTTATTAAAACAAGTCGGAGGCAGCCGATATTGCCAGGTCATTCCTGGTGAGCGAAAACGGGAACCGATCAAATACATGTATCAGTGTGGAAAATGCGGCCAGCAATATCCCCGTAAACGAAGAGTTGATACACGCAAGTTCGTATGCGGAAAATGCAACGGAAAGTTAAATCTAAAATAG
- a CDS encoding CopG family ribbon-helix-helix protein translates to MSDLNTKRIVISLPEQLIKEVDGAIMDENLNRSEFIHQATKMYLRERESSHIRESMRQGYKEMAKINLNIASEAFLAEEEADLTLDRLVSGV, encoded by the coding sequence GTGTCCGATTTGAACACAAAGAGAATTGTCATAAGCTTACCGGAGCAACTGATAAAAGAGGTGGACGGAGCGATTATGGACGAAAACTTGAACAGAAGCGAGTTTATTCATCAGGCAACCAAAATGTATCTGCGAGAACGGGAAAGCAGCCATATCCGCGAATCTATGCGTCAAGGGTATAAGGAAATGGCCAAGATCAATTTGAATATTGCATCAGAAGCCTTTCTTGCTGAGGAGGAAGCTGATCTAACTTTGGACCGCTTAGTAAGCGGGGTGTAA
- the rsbW gene encoding anti-sigma B factor RsbW: protein MSDVIEMVIPAKPDYVGVARLTVSGIASRMGYTFDEIEDIKIAVSEAITNSVNHAYGTKDEGEIRLSYGMFDDKLEITVMDKGKSFDVKAAKLSTGPVNGKPVEQINEGGLGLFLIETLMDKVDISDEAGVVVMMTKYLNRDGVDESVDQYKSAPSQ from the coding sequence ATGAGTGACGTTATCGAAATGGTGATTCCAGCCAAGCCCGATTATGTTGGTGTAGCAAGACTGACGGTTTCTGGCATAGCGAGTAGAATGGGTTATACATTTGACGAAATCGAAGACATTAAAATCGCGGTTTCTGAAGCAATTACAAATTCAGTGAATCATGCATACGGCACAAAGGATGAAGGTGAAATCCGCCTTTCTTACGGCATGTTTGATGATAAACTCGAAATTACTGTTATGGATAAAGGGAAAAGTTTTGATGTAAAAGCGGCAAAACTAAGTACCGGTCCAGTCAACGGTAAACCTGTTGAACAAATTAATGAAGGAGGGTTGGGTCTTTTCTTGATTGAAACGCTAATGGATAAAGTTGATATTAGCGATGAAGCAGGAGTGGTAGTCATGATGACGAAATACCTAAACAGAGATGGGGTGGATGAAAGTGTCGACCAATACAAGTCAGCCCCGTCACAATAA
- a CDS encoding anti-sigma regulatory factor yields the protein MTVQSCVDVRNEWDIVSARQLGRDLAKDLGFSSVDQARITTAISELARNIYLYAGNGKICIEPIEEGNRKGLRIVANDTGPGIEDIRKVMEDGYTTSGGLGAGLPGVKRLMDEFAIQSTVDVGTEIYITKWLR from the coding sequence ATGACCGTCCAATCCTGTGTAGATGTACGAAACGAATGGGATATTGTCAGCGCTCGTCAATTAGGTAGGGACTTAGCGAAAGATCTAGGCTTTTCAAGTGTAGATCAAGCCAGAATTACGACAGCGATATCCGAATTAGCAAGAAACATATATCTATATGCAGGGAACGGAAAAATTTGTATCGAGCCGATTGAAGAAGGTAACCGCAAGGGTCTTCGGATTGTTGCGAATGATACCGGTCCAGGTATTGAGGATATACGTAAAGTAATGGAAGATGGCTATACAACATCTGGTGGACTGGGAGCTGGTCTGCCAGGTGTAAAGAGACTGATGGATGAATTTGCAATCCAATCTACAGTAGATGTAGGAACAGAAATATATATTACCAAATGGCTCCGCTAG
- a CDS encoding PP2C family protein-serine/threonine phosphatase gives MLGDKGLLVERYEQFLSAYLSGRTEQALYKAQQFSRKMIEQNISPEEVINIHYTVLESLNGDIPEEVKDSFDFLIEVMMGYGMAYREHQILRDKQLALESEIEVAASMQQTLLQGEVPKVDGLDIGVISKAAKKMSGDYYHFVQNSPESISVAVADVIGKGVPAALCMSMIKYAMDSLPEQQNHPSIVLENLNRVVEQNVDPTMFITMFYGHYNTDLHRFFYAGAGHEPGFYYNALTDDFEEFTAKGLVLGISRSTKYKQYEKEIKAGDMIIMLSDGVTECRTSSGFISRDEVVSLIRSHMHLSPQEIVDNVYAELEQLQEFELRDDFTLIILKRTV, from the coding sequence ATGTTGGGGGATAAAGGTTTATTAGTAGAAAGATATGAACAGTTTTTATCTGCTTATTTAAGTGGTAGAACAGAACAAGCCCTATATAAAGCACAACAATTCAGCCGGAAAATGATTGAACAGAACATCTCCCCTGAAGAAGTGATCAATATTCACTATACTGTGCTCGAATCTCTGAACGGGGATATTCCCGAAGAAGTGAAGGATTCATTTGATTTCTTGATAGAAGTCATGATGGGATATGGCATGGCTTACCGAGAGCATCAAATACTCCGTGATAAACAATTAGCCCTTGAATCTGAAATAGAGGTAGCCGCGAGCATGCAGCAGACTCTTCTTCAAGGGGAAGTCCCAAAGGTGGATGGACTTGATATAGGTGTAATCAGTAAAGCGGCTAAGAAAATGAGTGGAGATTACTATCACTTCGTACAAAACAGTCCAGAATCGATCAGCGTGGCTGTTGCAGACGTCATTGGAAAGGGAGTTCCCGCTGCCCTTTGTATGTCGATGATTAAATATGCGATGGACAGTTTGCCGGAACAACAGAACCACCCAAGTATCGTACTTGAAAACTTAAATCGTGTTGTGGAACAGAACGTTGATCCCACAATGTTTATTACGATGTTTTATGGTCATTATAATACAGACCTCCATCGCTTTTTTTATGCGGGTGCCGGTCACGAACCGGGGTTTTATTATAATGCACTAACAGATGATTTCGAAGAATTCACTGCAAAAGGGCTCGTACTAGGTATCTCACGAAGTACAAAATACAAACAATATGAAAAGGAAATCAAAGCTGGTGATATGATCATCATGCTTTCGGACGGTGTAACAGAGTGTCGGACCAGCAGTGGTTTTATTTCCAGAGATGAAGTGGTTTCGTTGATTCGTTCCCACATGCATTTATCACCACAAGAGATCGTAGATAATGTCTATGCTGAACTTGAACAATTACAGGAATTTGAATTAAGGGATGATTTTACCTTAATTATTTTAAAAAGAACGGTTTAG
- the cmpA gene encoding cortex morphogenetic protein CmpA, whose protein sequence is MPYWFKKQLRNAYFNKDRYQIKLLNQCWFFYRKKHCS, encoded by the coding sequence GTGCCTTACTGGTTTAAAAAGCAGTTGAGGAATGCGTACTTCAACAAAGACCGTTATCAAATCAAATTATTGAACCAATGTTGGTTTTTTTACAGAAAAAAACACTGCTCTTAA
- a CDS encoding outer membrane lipoprotein carrier protein LolA, producing MKRILSLLMIALLVTALAACGSKSQKDVLSDLEKTMDKMSGYKSEATMTLQTGENPLTYEIEIWHKKPSFYRVSLKNAEKDQSQMILRNSEGVFVLTPALNKSFRFQSDWPENSSQVYLMESLISDILMDEDRNFKTGEKGYVFNTKTNYQNKNLYQQEITLDKSNLLPNKVKVMDKDMKVLVDVKFKNTKLNSKFDPGAFDMERNMESAKLEVPTMATGEREFTPVFPEFVPEGTTLLNQVANSSGDEVILTYAGDKSFTIIQRQATVAPATKMLTMNDGDLVDLGFAVGVLNGTTLSWSVDGVDYYLASNDLTEEDMASIASSMVMAQGK from the coding sequence TTGAAAAGAATACTCTCGCTTCTTATGATTGCACTCCTGGTTACTGCGCTTGCGGCTTGTGGGTCCAAAAGCCAGAAAGATGTATTGTCAGATTTAGAAAAAACGATGGATAAGATGTCGGGTTATAAATCTGAGGCTACGATGACCCTTCAGACAGGGGAAAATCCACTTACGTACGAGATTGAGATCTGGCATAAAAAGCCGAGCTTTTACCGGGTCAGCTTGAAGAATGCTGAGAAAGATCAAAGTCAGATGATCCTGAGGAACAGTGAAGGTGTATTCGTACTGACACCAGCGCTTAATAAGAGTTTCCGCTTCCAAAGTGATTGGCCGGAAAACAGCAGTCAAGTGTATTTGATGGAGTCTCTGATCAGCGATATCCTTATGGATGAGGATCGTAATTTCAAGACTGGAGAAAAGGGATATGTCTTCAATACAAAGACGAATTATCAGAATAAAAATCTGTATCAGCAAGAAATAACGCTGGATAAATCCAATCTGCTTCCGAATAAAGTGAAAGTGATGGATAAAGATATGAAAGTCCTGGTAGATGTGAAGTTCAAGAATACGAAGTTGAACTCGAAATTTGATCCTGGGGCATTCGATATGGAGCGCAACATGGAAAGTGCTAAGCTTGAAGTTCCGACAATGGCAACTGGGGAGCGGGAATTCACACCGGTCTTTCCAGAGTTTGTCCCTGAAGGAACGACTTTACTGAACCAGGTGGCGAACAGCAGCGGTGATGAAGTGATCCTCACTTACGCTGGAGACAAATCTTTCACCATTATCCAAAGACAGGCGACTGTCGCGCCTGCTACGAAGATGTTGACCATGAACGATGGCGACCTTGTTGATCTAGGCTTTGCGGTGGGTGTGTTGAATGGCACCACACTCAGTTGGTCAGTCGACGGAGTTGATTATTACCTTGCCTCAAATGATCTGACAGAAGAAGATATGGCATCAATCGCATCATCAATGGTGATGGCGCAAGGAAAATGA